The stretch of DNA CTTCCACTAGCCGTGCCTTTGTGCATGTAAAAAAGAAGGAACGCTTGATGTCTCAGAATCGCTGGGTAAGCCGTGGCGTCACTCCTGTGGCCGTGATGGGAATCTTCATGCCGGTCGTTGTATATGCCGACTTCGTAGATGACAGACAAGTCAGTCTGGGGATGCGCAACTTCTACATTGACCGTGATTTCAAACAGCATGACGCGCCGCAATCCCGGGTGGGCAGTTGGACCCAAGGTTTCGATTTTCGCGCGATCTCGGGTTACACCGAAGGCACGCTGCAGTTTGGCCTGGACCTTTCGGCGCAGTACGCCTATCGCTTGGACGGCGGCGGTGGACGGGGCCCGGACAGCATCATTCCGTACGATGCCAGCAAGGGCGAACAAGTCCGTGACTATGGCCGTGCGGCGCTGACCGGCAAGGTGCGTTACAACAAAACCGAACTCAAGATAGGTGAACTTCGTCCGACGTTGCCGGTGGCCTACATCGACGATTCGCGGCAATTGATCACCACGTATCACGGTGTACAGATCGAATCCAGGGAAGTGGAAAAGCTGACACTGACGGGCGGTCGCTTTACCGAAATCAGCTCCCGGGAGTCTTCCAATACCGAGAAGATGTACTTGTTCAATGGTCCCAACATCAAACGCCGCAGTGATGGGTTGAACTTTGCGGGTGCCACCTATGTATTTACCCCAAACTTGTCCGGGACTTATTTCTTCGGGCAACTGGAGGATATCTATAAACAACACTACCTGGGGCTGACCTATAACCATGATCTGGGTGCCGGTTACGGCTTGAAGACAGACCTTCGTTACTTCAATCACAGTGAAGACGGCAAAGCGCTGTACGGCGATATCGACAACCGCTCCTATGGCGTCATGACCACCCTGAAAAAAGGCGCCCACGCCTTCGGTGTCGGCTACCAGCGCATGCTCGGCGAGTCGACATTCCCGACGCTCAATGGCTATGCGCCGCAGCCTTACCTGGTGAACTGGTCGACAGTGGCGTTCGTCAAGCCGAACGAAAGCTCCTGGCAATTGCGTTATGACTACAACTTCGCGGGCGTCGGGTTGCCGGGGTTGAAATTGATGACGCGTTACATACGCGGCACCGGTATCGACCGGGGCAGCAATAGCCTCGAACAGAACGTCGAAAGTGAACGCAACATCGTGCTCGGCTATGTGGTGCAAAGCGGTCCCCTGAAGGACTTAGGTTTCGAGTGGCGCCGGATTGACGTAAAGACGCGCTATGGCAATGGCAGGGCGTCGGGGGTGGACTATCAGGAAAATCGCCTGATCACGACCTACACCTGGAAGTTCTGAAATCCCTGGAAGTCGTTCGCGGCTTCCAGGCCGGCCTGCGCATCCGGCACGGTTGAACCTCAACATTGTTTTTCCTTCGTCCGGAGCGCTCCTTCCGGACTTTTTTACCGCGGTTTTTATGCCGCGCTTTAAGGATTGCCTATGCGTCGTTTTTATACCGGCTGCGACTTGGATCGCGTTCACAGTATCGCCGAATTGGCCGAGATAGCCCGGCGGCGCTTGCCTTACTTCGTGTGGGAGTACCTCAGCGGCGGTGCGGAGGCCGAATTGACGCTCAAGGATAATCTCGCGGCGTTCAGCGCCTTTGGCCTGCATTCCAGGGCCATGGTGCCCTGCCATGCGCCCGACACTTGTCGCGCCGTGCTCGGCCGGGTGTTGCCCATGCCGATGCTGATTGGGCCGACGGGCTATAACGGCCTGCTGCACCGCGATGCCGACATTCACTTGGCCAGGGCGGCAACGGCACGGGGGCTGCCCTTCAGCCTGAGTACCGCGTCCAATACCTCGCTTGAAGAGCTTGTCGCGGCGGTGCCTGGTGTCGACCTGTGGTTCCAGATGTACGCCATGCGCGATCCGCGGGTGCAAAACGATTTGCTGCAGCGGGCCGCCGACGCAGGCTGCCGGACCCTGGTGTTGACCTGTGATGCGATGGTGCTGGGTAATCGCCAATGGGACCGGCGCAATTTTGCCAGGTCGCGCCAGCTGACATGGCGCAACAAGCTGGATGTGGTCCGCCACCCGCGCTGGCTCAAGCAGGTGATGTGGCCATCGGGGCTGCCCGGCATGGGCAACCTCGAACCCTACTTGCCACCGCGCGAGCGTAACCCCCTGGGATCGATGGCGTTTATCGGCCAGCAGATGGATACCTTGCTCGACTGGGACATGTTGGCGCGTTTGCGTGAGCAGTGGGGAGAGCGACTGTTGCTCAAGGGCGTATTGCATCCGGCAGATGTGGAGCGCGCCATCACCCTTGGGCTCGACGGCGTGGTGGTGTCCAACCACGGTGGTCGCCAGCTGGACGGTGCACTGAGTAGTCTCGACGCGCTGGCGGCCATCGCCCCGCAGGCACGGGGCAAACTCAGCCTGCTGCTCGACGGCGGCATTCGCCGTGGCAGCGACATCGTCAAAGCGCTCGCCTTGGGTGCGGATGCCGTGCTGCTGGGCCGATCCACCCTTTACGGGGTGGCGGCGGCCGGTGAAGCCGGAGCAGGACGGGCATTGGACCTGCTGACGGCTGAACTCGCACTGACCATGAACCTGATGGGCTGTACCCACCTCAATCACCTTGACGGTGACAGCGTGTTCCAGCGTCGACGCGCTTGAGCATCAAACTGCGTTGCAAGCTGGAACAGCTAACTGCGTTGCAGAACCGCCCGGATATTTGACCGCGCGCTCGAGTCGAGGGAGCTGTCGCCGGTGTTCAGCGACGCAATGTATTTTTCGTTGTGGGTGCGGATCATCCACGCATCTCTGGTCCTGAGCCGAGGTATTCATGAAGCTGTACGAGTTGATCACGTTCACCGTGCGCGTGCGCACTGTCGCCATCGCCATGGTGTGTCTGGAACAGCGCCTGCTGGCGCAAGGCGCCGGCGTGAAGTTGATGGGGTGCTGGGCATCGGAGGTCGGCCCGCTGAATCAGATCGCGATGTTGCGCGGCTTTGCCGACGAGGCGTCTCGCCAGGTCGAGCGCGAGCGTTATCTGGCGGCTGCCGACGCGTTTGGCATTGAGGCGTATCTGATGGAGATGCGCGTGGAAAACTATTCGTTGTTTCCCTTTCTCCAGCCGCTGCCTGCCGGGCGGCACGGGCCGTTCTACGAGTTTCGTATCTACGATCTGCTGCCATCCGGTCTGGCACCCACGCTGAGGGGCTGGAAAAAAGCGCTGGGCCCCAGAACCGCCGAGCAATATTCGCCGGTATATGCCGCCTTCTATG from Pseudomonas chlororaphis subsp. chlororaphis encodes:
- a CDS encoding NIPSNAP family protein translates to MKLYELITFTVRVRTVAIAMVCLEQRLLAQGAGVKLMGCWASEVGPLNQIAMLRGFADEASRQVERERYLAAADAFGIEAYLMEMRVENYSLFPFLQPLPAGRHGPFYEFRIYDLLPSGLAPTLRGWKKALGPRTAEQYSPVYAAFYATDGQLPRYLHIWPYYSLEQRLDVRTRAVQDGVWPPENSGPQLRDMHSTIYLPASFSPLL
- a CDS encoding OprD family porin, which gives rise to MSQNRWVSRGVTPVAVMGIFMPVVVYADFVDDRQVSLGMRNFYIDRDFKQHDAPQSRVGSWTQGFDFRAISGYTEGTLQFGLDLSAQYAYRLDGGGGRGPDSIIPYDASKGEQVRDYGRAALTGKVRYNKTELKIGELRPTLPVAYIDDSRQLITTYHGVQIESREVEKLTLTGGRFTEISSRESSNTEKMYLFNGPNIKRRSDGLNFAGATYVFTPNLSGTYFFGQLEDIYKQHYLGLTYNHDLGAGYGLKTDLRYFNHSEDGKALYGDIDNRSYGVMTTLKKGAHAFGVGYQRMLGESTFPTLNGYAPQPYLVNWSTVAFVKPNESSWQLRYDYNFAGVGLPGLKLMTRYIRGTGIDRGSNSLEQNVESERNIVLGYVVQSGPLKDLGFEWRRIDVKTRYGNGRASGVDYQENRLITTYTWKF
- a CDS encoding alpha-hydroxy acid oxidase, with the translated sequence MRRFYTGCDLDRVHSIAELAEIARRRLPYFVWEYLSGGAEAELTLKDNLAAFSAFGLHSRAMVPCHAPDTCRAVLGRVLPMPMLIGPTGYNGLLHRDADIHLARAATARGLPFSLSTASNTSLEELVAAVPGVDLWFQMYAMRDPRVQNDLLQRAADAGCRTLVLTCDAMVLGNRQWDRRNFARSRQLTWRNKLDVVRHPRWLKQVMWPSGLPGMGNLEPYLPPRERNPLGSMAFIGQQMDTLLDWDMLARLREQWGERLLLKGVLHPADVERAITLGLDGVVVSNHGGRQLDGALSSLDALAAIAPQARGKLSLLLDGGIRRGSDIVKALALGADAVLLGRSTLYGVAAAGEAGAGRALDLLTAELALTMNLMGCTHLNHLDGDSVFQRRRA